A DNA window from Candidatus Hydrogenedentota bacterium contains the following coding sequences:
- a CDS encoding DUF4838 domain-containing protein, translating into MSKGLTMHRILWSCVLTCLLHFCSACAEFGHESAGPTDKPAFTLARDGQPACTIVVSEHATPAARLAALELQYHVLKITSAELSIRPDTDPVTGPRVLVGDSSATRAMGLKSTDFAPQEYLIAFRPETVILIGRDWEDTDANRREFGRPMSCGNTLADTRHRIDYWKTVGLPERSTGEIELPGVYADQGTCYATYDFIERFCNVRWYGPSETSMVFPSQKTLTVQGVDIRRSPALKCRNALWSGNWPFMQKQWGPVMRQEVYLFWRRLRLGGEKWACNHTFHPKTIQAMFTNPEYQAQGKGRGTQLCYTNPRLVEEVAQMARDFFDGRRDVPEGWKAVGNYFAIVPDDNSNFCTCEQCRALLDSGKDMGTGQFSSGTVSNYFFSFVNAVAREVRKTHPDKYIATLAYWNYALPPHGFEVEPNVSVAPCLHTCVYAIHEEMRENDMRLYREWLQKAKAPMFLWNYYHHPMEPALIDKWKCFPNVMVHETAKSMRMFIRDGVRGIFVCGEQDMLEAYVIAKLWDDPAQDVDAILHEFFRRYFGAAAKPMEEFYRRIEQIACDPENYPPPFHRKNGIDWKNVAWTHLGTAERMEQLGELMSEAQALAQSDLEKRRVGLWYDAIWKWMEEGRAEYVASLRGNSQAEIR; encoded by the coding sequence TTGAGCAAAGGTCTTACGATGCATCGTATCTTGTGGTCTTGCGTTCTGACGTGTCTCTTGCACTTCTGCAGTGCATGCGCGGAGTTCGGGCATGAAAGCGCCGGGCCGACTGACAAACCCGCATTTACGCTTGCACGGGATGGGCAGCCTGCGTGCACGATTGTTGTGTCGGAACACGCGACGCCCGCGGCGCGCTTGGCGGCGCTAGAGCTTCAATACCATGTGCTCAAGATTACGAGCGCCGAGTTGTCAATCCGCCCTGATACCGACCCTGTCACCGGACCGCGGGTGCTTGTGGGCGACAGTTCGGCGACTCGCGCGATGGGACTCAAAAGCACGGATTTCGCCCCGCAGGAGTATCTCATCGCGTTTCGCCCAGAGACTGTGATCCTCATCGGCCGCGATTGGGAGGACACGGATGCCAATCGGCGGGAATTCGGCCGGCCCATGAGTTGCGGTAACACGCTTGCTGACACGCGCCACCGCATTGACTATTGGAAGACAGTGGGCTTGCCTGAGCGAAGCACGGGTGAAATCGAGCTTCCGGGCGTCTATGCCGACCAAGGAACCTGTTATGCAACTTATGACTTCATCGAACGCTTCTGCAACGTCCGCTGGTACGGACCATCGGAAACGAGCATGGTGTTTCCCTCCCAGAAGACCCTCACGGTTCAAGGCGTGGACATACGCCGTTCGCCAGCCCTTAAGTGCCGCAATGCGCTATGGTCCGGCAATTGGCCATTCATGCAGAAGCAATGGGGGCCGGTCATGCGGCAGGAGGTGTATTTGTTCTGGCGGCGACTGCGCCTGGGTGGCGAGAAATGGGCCTGCAACCACACATTCCATCCCAAAACCATTCAAGCCATGTTCACGAATCCCGAATATCAGGCCCAAGGAAAGGGTCGTGGGACGCAGCTCTGTTACACGAATCCCAGACTGGTGGAGGAAGTCGCCCAGATGGCACGCGATTTCTTCGATGGAAGGAGAGACGTCCCCGAGGGCTGGAAAGCAGTAGGCAATTACTTTGCGATTGTTCCGGACGACAATTCGAATTTCTGCACTTGTGAGCAATGCAGGGCGCTGCTGGATTCAGGTAAGGACATGGGAACCGGGCAGTTTAGCAGCGGCACGGTCAGCAACTACTTTTTCTCATTTGTGAATGCGGTTGCGCGGGAAGTGCGGAAGACTCATCCCGACAAGTACATTGCCACGCTGGCTTATTGGAATTATGCCCTGCCACCGCACGGCTTCGAGGTCGAGCCAAATGTATCCGTGGCCCCATGCCTGCACACCTGCGTATACGCCATCCACGAGGAGATGCGCGAGAATGATATGCGGCTTTACAGGGAATGGCTGCAAAAAGCCAAGGCGCCGATGTTTCTCTGGAACTACTACCATCATCCCATGGAGCCTGCGCTCATCGATAAATGGAAGTGTTTCCCAAACGTGATGGTGCACGAAACGGCGAAGTCCATGCGCATGTTCATTCGGGATGGTGTCCGGGGGATCTTCGTGTGCGGCGAACAGGACATGCTCGAAGCATATGTGATCGCCAAGCTCTGGGATGACCCCGCTCAAGACGTGGACGCCATACTGCACGAGTTCTTCCGCCGCTATTTCGGCGCGGCCGCCAAACCGATGGAGGAGTTTTACAGGCGCATTGAGCAAATTGCCTGCGACCCGGAAAACTATCCGCCGCCCTTCCATCGAAAGAATGGCATCGACTGGAAGAACGTCGCGTGGACACACCTGGGAACCGCAGAACGAATGGAACAACTGGGTGAACTGATGTCCGAAGCACAGGCCCTCGCGCAATCGGACCTGGAGAAACGCCGCGTCGGCCTGTGGTACGACGCG
- a CDS encoding PQQ-binding-like beta-propeller repeat protein: protein MRDQTTGIVKSDRIRLWPPAAIALIHVAAAVALRLFGSTNNIENGIALGGVPLISTLLFVLWWLALSRVPVWSRLAGFVLFGVAVTVIALSQRPLWFGALLVAIAVPYMTIGTVLVLLATYRMRWRTRRWLLVACLLGCTGVFGALRVESLGGDLAPILSWRWRPTEVERSEKEFALEGGGVAELPPVPGPDDWPDFRGAGRQAILNGVRFRIDKSAPPREIWRRPIGAGWSSFIAVGDYLFTQEQRGEEELVTCYQAATGEPVWNNSIQAVYDDSMGLGPRATPVYAEGRLYTQGCTGILQCLDATTGAGIWQRDLKKDAEMDVPTYGFCSSPLVAGHLLIVFTGGGEGECVIAYDGITGAEAWRGGELGGGYCSPMLDAVRGVPQVVMASNAGLEGFVAETGDRLWAYKWKSEKYPRSVQPFVYNQECVMLAATTGTGTRLVRVKEQDSEWTAEERWTCEKCRPYFNNGVFHEGHYYGYDGERLACLEVETGKRLWTGEPFSGQLLLIADMDMLLVLSEIGEVAFVPAVPGGFRVIARFQAIGGKTWNHPIIAHGRLFVRNAEEAACFELAVEG from the coding sequence GTGCGAGATCAGACAACGGGCATAGTAAAGAGCGATCGGATACGGCTATGGCCGCCGGCGGCGATTGCATTGATTCACGTGGCGGCGGCAGTGGCATTGCGCTTGTTCGGATCGACGAACAATATCGAGAACGGGATCGCGCTGGGCGGGGTCCCGCTGATATCGACGCTCCTGTTTGTTCTCTGGTGGCTGGCGTTGAGCCGGGTACCGGTATGGAGCCGCCTCGCGGGCTTTGTTCTATTCGGTGTCGCCGTTACGGTAATCGCACTTTCTCAGCGTCCCCTATGGTTCGGCGCCTTGTTGGTCGCGATTGCCGTGCCTTATATGACCATAGGTACGGTGCTGGTCTTGCTGGCGACATATCGGATGCGGTGGCGGACACGGCGTTGGCTGCTTGTAGCATGTCTTTTGGGGTGTACGGGGGTCTTTGGCGCCCTACGTGTGGAGAGTCTCGGCGGCGATTTAGCACCCATTCTGTCCTGGCGATGGCGTCCGACGGAGGTCGAGCGCTCAGAGAAGGAGTTCGCTTTGGAGGGGGGCGGTGTGGCGGAGCTCCCCCCCGTTCCGGGTCCGGACGACTGGCCTGATTTTCGCGGGGCCGGGCGGCAAGCCATCCTCAATGGCGTGCGCTTCCGTATCGACAAGAGCGCGCCGCCCCGAGAGATATGGCGGCGGCCAATCGGCGCAGGCTGGTCGTCGTTTATCGCGGTGGGCGACTATCTGTTTACCCAGGAGCAACGCGGCGAAGAGGAATTGGTGACCTGTTACCAAGCGGCCACGGGGGAACCGGTATGGAATAACAGCATACAAGCGGTCTATGACGATTCGATGGGATTGGGGCCGCGCGCTACGCCGGTGTATGCCGAGGGCAGACTTTACACACAAGGGTGCACTGGAATTCTGCAGTGCCTTGATGCCACTACAGGCGCGGGTATTTGGCAGCGCGATCTGAAGAAAGACGCGGAAATGGATGTGCCCACGTATGGATTCTGCAGTTCACCCCTTGTGGCCGGGCATCTGTTAATCGTGTTCACCGGCGGGGGCGAAGGTGAGTGTGTCATCGCTTATGACGGTATTACCGGCGCGGAGGCATGGCGGGGAGGAGAGTTGGGCGGCGGTTACTGTTCCCCGATGCTGGATGCGGTAAGGGGCGTGCCGCAGGTGGTCATGGCAAGTAATGCCGGGTTGGAGGGTTTTGTGGCGGAGACGGGGGACCGGCTGTGGGCTTATAAATGGAAAAGCGAGAAGTACCCTCGCAGCGTACAACCATTCGTATACAACCAAGAATGCGTGATGCTGGCAGCAACGACCGGCACCGGAACGCGCCTGGTGCGCGTCAAAGAACAGGATTCTGAGTGGACGGCCGAAGAGAGATGGACATGTGAGAAATGCCGGCCGTACTTCAACAACGGCGTATTCCACGAGGGCCACTACTACGGATATGACGGCGAGCGCTTGGCCTGCCTTGAGGTCGAAACCGGCAAGCGGCTCTGGACAGGAGAGCCGTTCAGCGGACAGTTGCTGCTTATTGCGGACATGGACATGCTTCTCGTGCTGAGCGAAATAGGAGAAGTGGCTTTTGTTCCGGCTGTACCGGGCGGGTTCAGGGTGATCGCCCGTTTCCAGGCGATCGGCGGTAAGACCTGGAATCACCCCATCATTGCGCACGGGAGATTATTCGTCCGGAATGCAGAAGAAGCGGCGTGCTTCGAACTCGCGGTCGAGGGGTGA
- a CDS encoding DUF1254 domain-containing protein: protein MSAHAADVARAKEARTIAKEAYIYGNPIVDGYRITYAYHVDAKNPEFKAPWNEIANVARVFTPDDKAIQTPNSDTPYSMAGLDLRAEPMVVTVPAIEKERYYSLQFIDAYTFNFDYCGSRTTGNEGGSFLVAGPAWKGEKPKGITKVIRSETELALIVYRTQLFNPGDLDNVKKVQAGYKLQPLSAFLGKPAPKPAPAIEWIRPLTPADQKTSLEFFNVLNFVLQFCPTAPSEKDLMKRFGEIGIGAGKHIDVANLSPEVKQAMSDGIADAWKELKEFQETLLATGKVNSGDLFGTREYLKNKYLYRFAGAVLGIYGNSKQEALYPVYQLDAAGKGLDASNNRYALRFAPGQLPPANAFWSLTMYQLPESLLVANPINRYLINSPMLPGLKLDPDGGLTVYIQKDSPGKDKESNWLPAPNGPFMTVLRIYWPKEDVLNGTWKQPPVVKVADR, encoded by the coding sequence ATGAGTGCCCACGCTGCGGATGTAGCCCGTGCCAAGGAAGCACGCACTATCGCCAAGGAAGCCTACATCTACGGCAACCCGATCGTCGATGGCTATCGTATCACGTACGCATACCACGTGGATGCCAAGAATCCGGAGTTCAAAGCACCGTGGAACGAGATTGCGAATGTGGCGCGTGTCTTCACTCCCGATGACAAGGCCATCCAAACACCCAACTCAGACACGCCTTATTCCATGGCGGGTCTGGACCTCAGGGCCGAGCCGATGGTCGTTACCGTGCCCGCTATCGAGAAGGAACGCTACTATTCGCTGCAGTTCATTGATGCCTATACGTTCAACTTCGATTACTGCGGCAGCCGTACCACCGGCAACGAGGGTGGCAGCTTTCTGGTCGCCGGGCCGGCCTGGAAAGGGGAAAAGCCGAAAGGAATCACGAAAGTCATTCGCTCGGAGACGGAACTTGCTCTGATTGTCTACCGTACGCAGCTCTTCAACCCTGGTGACCTCGACAACGTGAAGAAAGTCCAGGCGGGGTATAAGTTGCAGCCACTCTCGGCTTTTCTGGGGAAGCCCGCACCCAAACCCGCCCCGGCGATTGAGTGGATTCGGCCGCTGACGCCCGCAGACCAGAAGACGTCGTTGGAGTTCTTCAACGTCCTCAACTTCGTTCTGCAGTTCTGCCCAACCGCGCCTTCCGAGAAGGACCTGATGAAGCGGTTTGGCGAGATCGGTATTGGAGCGGGTAAGCACATCGACGTAGCGAATCTCTCGCCCGAGGTGAAACAGGCGATGTCCGATGGTATAGCCGATGCCTGGAAAGAGCTCAAGGAATTCCAAGAGACCCTTCTGGCGACCGGCAAAGTAAACAGCGGAGATTTGTTTGGCACGCGCGAATACCTGAAGAACAAATATCTCTACCGCTTCGCCGGGGCGGTGTTGGGAATCTACGGCAACTCGAAGCAGGAGGCCCTGTATCCTGTCTATCAGTTGGATGCAGCCGGCAAGGGCCTGGACGCCTCGAATAACCGCTATGCCTTGCGTTTCGCGCCCGGCCAGTTGCCGCCTGCCAATGCCTTCTGGTCTTTGACGATGTACCAACTGCCGGAGTCCCTCTTGGTCGCGAACCCCATCAATCGATATCTCATCAATTCTCCGATGCTACCGGGTCTCAAGCTCGACCCCGATGGTGGGTTGACGGTTTACATTCAAAAGGATTCGCCCGGCAAGGACAAGGAATCCAACTGGCTGCCCGCGCCCAATGGGCCATTTATGACAGTTCTGCGGATCTACTGGCCGAAAGAAGACGTCCTCAACGGCACATGGAAACAGCCGCCTGTCGTGAAGGTCGCCGATCGCTGA